A portion of the Acidisarcina polymorpha genome contains these proteins:
- a CDS encoding helix-turn-helix domain-containing protein produces MIPKPLNTVTEEDLVSLVTNGVAEGRTIDYKRDLPGNSDGDKKELLADVSSFANTGGGDLVFGMDEAGGLPTLITGTGAADLDLEVRRLDSIIAAGLSPRIRHSIRSVTTAAGPSVLIIRVERSWAGPHRSSMAAMTSSMAGTPAANIR; encoded by the coding sequence ATGATCCCGAAACCACTGAATACCGTCACCGAAGAAGACCTGGTCTCCCTGGTCACTAATGGCGTCGCCGAGGGGCGCACAATCGACTACAAGCGCGATCTGCCAGGCAACAGCGATGGCGATAAAAAGGAGCTTCTGGCCGACGTCTCCTCGTTCGCGAACACTGGCGGCGGCGACCTGGTGTTCGGTATGGACGAGGCCGGCGGCCTGCCGACACTGATCACGGGAACAGGCGCCGCGGACCTGGATCTCGAGGTGCGACGCCTCGACAGCATCATCGCTGCGGGCCTGAGCCCCAGAATCCGCCACTCCATAAGGTCGGTGACGACAGCGGCGGGGCCGAGCGTCTTGATCATCAGGGTTGAGCGCAGCTGGGCCGGCCCGCACCGGTCATCTATGGCAGCCATGACAAGTTCTATGGCCGGAACTCCGGCGGCAAATATCCGCTAG
- a CDS encoding RNA-directed DNA polymerase — protein sequence MNKASLISIRNLDLAWARITTATNMQHKRMFRHLYQAYEPGRKPNLGLLHEKLHGAWKPTSPIRLYMPKASKLLRPLSLLSLDDQIVLQAIANEVAEQMAARRAAVERNVVFSNCLNPDPRSIFFLQDWRRTYGGFSTRLGRHLMAGNHWIAHFDLAAFYETISHRALQSIVAPSGGSSEVWKLIRDWLCVWTSGAGGIPVDHGIPQGPVASDFLAEVFLLPLDEAMVKAGIPYIRYVDDIRVLARTEEQVRKAAIILEMECRRWSLIPQSSKFSVMYAATLADALGTLPSIAESTGKTDDEAELDDDSAVAVFNDAVGGRPLRVKDKSRLRFVLYRAGASRKILATTLKLLPSHPEHIDAFAAYFQNYSRSRPIMTKVQAMLTQGVLYDYVEGELWLLAARLGKPSDLTALLPIARRRARTGHLSFPIQRALLAFFLTCRNAGVVPATRVLNKLRTSTAYVQSLVIPHLADDDYERGGVVADLIEQHAPAAGMVLAEELVQRDISTQNLRLRVNRIPPETKNVFKGLGLIGATRNTRFDQIGDVIRTRFGLRYWRGWKPLLDANFQHALNLLLNADSKFYSDRSGWLASQNSFNDAVFRAFQKYLADNNLAGAMPLVDGSGQKLRTFGQLLDANAAFAREFIAIATALRAANDRRNRIPDSHPFETKGGKQTKHLQSRERDALKAQLATAYNGIMDFLDAQP from the coding sequence ATGAATAAAGCCTCACTGATTTCCATCCGAAATCTCGATCTCGCCTGGGCGCGCATAACCACGGCGACGAATATGCAGCACAAGCGGATGTTCCGGCACCTGTACCAGGCTTACGAGCCGGGTCGGAAGCCGAACCTTGGGTTGTTACATGAGAAGTTGCATGGCGCATGGAAACCGACGAGTCCCATTCGGCTCTATATGCCGAAGGCTTCAAAGCTTCTCCGCCCGCTTTCCCTCCTCTCCCTGGACGACCAGATCGTCCTTCAAGCGATTGCCAATGAGGTCGCCGAGCAGATGGCAGCGCGGCGTGCCGCTGTCGAACGAAATGTCGTCTTCAGCAACTGCCTGAACCCTGATCCGAGGTCGATCTTCTTCCTTCAGGACTGGCGCCGCACCTATGGCGGGTTCTCGACGCGCCTCGGTCGTCACCTCATGGCCGGGAACCACTGGATCGCACATTTTGACTTGGCTGCGTTCTATGAGACTATCTCTCACCGTGCGCTGCAAAGCATCGTGGCTCCATCTGGTGGGAGCAGCGAAGTTTGGAAACTCATCCGGGACTGGCTGTGCGTTTGGACCTCTGGCGCCGGCGGCATCCCCGTGGACCATGGCATCCCGCAAGGGCCAGTGGCTTCGGACTTCCTCGCGGAGGTATTTCTTCTTCCACTCGACGAAGCGATGGTGAAGGCTGGAATCCCGTATATCCGCTACGTCGACGACATCCGCGTTCTAGCTCGCACCGAGGAGCAAGTTCGCAAGGCCGCAATCATTCTCGAGATGGAGTGCCGGCGCTGGAGCCTTATACCGCAGAGTTCGAAGTTTAGTGTGATGTACGCGGCGACGCTTGCAGACGCGCTAGGCACGCTTCCCAGCATCGCCGAATCAACGGGCAAGACGGACGACGAGGCCGAGCTTGACGATGATTCGGCGGTCGCAGTGTTCAACGACGCGGTTGGGGGCCGGCCGCTGCGAGTGAAGGACAAGAGCCGTCTTCGTTTCGTCCTCTACCGAGCGGGTGCATCACGGAAAATACTCGCCACGACCTTGAAACTTCTTCCTTCGCACCCAGAGCATATCGATGCCTTCGCGGCGTATTTCCAGAACTATTCCAGGTCGCGGCCGATCATGACCAAGGTTCAAGCGATGCTGACCCAAGGAGTTCTGTACGACTATGTCGAAGGCGAACTCTGGCTCTTGGCTGCTCGCTTGGGGAAGCCCAGCGATCTTACAGCGTTGCTGCCGATCGCCCGTCGGCGCGCCAGAACCGGACACCTCTCGTTTCCCATCCAGCGTGCACTTCTTGCTTTCTTCCTGACGTGCAGGAATGCTGGCGTCGTTCCCGCGACCCGCGTCCTCAACAAGCTCCGTACCAGTACCGCATATGTTCAGTCGCTCGTTATACCGCACCTCGCGGATGACGACTACGAGCGCGGCGGTGTGGTCGCTGACCTTATTGAACAGCACGCACCGGCTGCGGGGATGGTGCTGGCTGAAGAGTTAGTGCAGCGCGATATTTCTACGCAGAATTTGAGGTTACGAGTTAATCGGATCCCACCCGAGACCAAGAACGTCTTCAAGGGACTGGGTTTGATCGGCGCCACTCGCAATACGAGATTTGACCAGATTGGCGACGTGATCCGCACAAGATTCGGGCTGCGCTATTGGCGAGGCTGGAAGCCACTTCTCGATGCGAATTTTCAGCACGCGCTCAACCTGCTCCTGAACGCCGACAGCAAGTTCTATTCGGATAGGTCCGGCTGGCTCGCATCCCAGAACTCGTTCAACGATGCCGTCTTTCGCGCCTTCCAGAAGTATCTGGCGGACAACAACCTGGCTGGTGCCATGCCGTTGGTGGATGGGAGCGGGCAAAAACTCAGGACGTTCGGTCAGCTCCTGGACGCTAACGCCGCCTTCGCGCGCGAGTTTATCGCGATCGCGACGGCGCTCAGAGCTGCAAACGATCGCCGTAATCGTATTCCTGACAGCCATCCATTCGAAACCAAGGGTGGCAAGCAGACGAAGCACCTTCAATCGCGGGAGCGGGACGCATTGAAGGCACAGTTGGCAACTGCGTACAACGGCATCATGGATTTTCTCGATGCGCAGCCATAA
- a CDS encoding DUF885 domain-containing protein, with amino-acid sequence MDSWTVKAAVLAVLFIPMSGNSQTAAAKLNQLADRFVDQQLQYDPTLAYSYGFPTRDHSHFADRSPQALSVHDQEEREDLTALLALPVASLAQSDRATYVNLRERLESDLQLRVCKTELWNVNHFDGWQSEFAEVAERQPVDSAEERKQALRRWRSMPQYLDVEIANLRVGLSLHYSVPQSVVRRVIQQMNTLVVVDPRQSVFYSPAKRSGNAAFQNAFRQIVANRINPALKSYRDFLQTEYLPKAREGVAISDLPNGAACYQAFLRSSTTLERTPEEIYDLGEKTVRENVAEIAKIGEAKYGSTDLPKIVAKIKSNPVEHFRSKDDLLNFSQQFLQQAKEVTAEQLITGMPEQDVVIQPLSPFEEDAGVGSRFQRQPDPGKPAVFLIKLGDWSTETRSDAEIVTIHETVPGHYLQQALARQLQPATRLSKLIDNDAYAEGWARYAETMGEEAKIYDTEDAAVMRRLWPARGMVVDPGLHALHWTRQQAVDYMVSSGHFSADAANDYIDRIAVMPGQLTSYDTGGLEIKALRAEAQARLGARFDLRRFNRAVLDEGVVPLGELRSHLAAWIADELSQK; translated from the coding sequence ATGGACTCTTGGACCGTCAAAGCTGCCGTGCTCGCCGTGCTGTTCATACCCATGAGTGGTAACTCACAGACGGCGGCTGCGAAGCTGAACCAACTTGCCGATCGTTTTGTAGATCAGCAACTTCAGTACGATCCAACCTTAGCCTATTCCTATGGCTTTCCCACCCGTGACCACAGCCACTTTGCGGACCGAAGCCCCCAGGCGCTTTCAGTGCATGACCAGGAGGAACGCGAGGATCTCACAGCGCTTCTCGCTTTACCAGTCGCAAGCTTGGCTCAATCAGACCGCGCTACCTATGTAAATCTGCGTGAGCGGTTGGAATCCGATCTCCAGCTTCGAGTATGCAAAACGGAGCTTTGGAATGTGAACCACTTTGATGGCTGGCAGTCTGAGTTTGCGGAGGTAGCTGAAAGGCAGCCCGTGGATTCAGCCGAGGAGCGTAAGCAGGCCCTGCGACGTTGGCGGAGCATGCCCCAATACCTGGATGTGGAGATTGCCAATCTCCGAGTTGGGCTCTCGCTCCACTACTCTGTGCCGCAGTCTGTCGTGCGCAGAGTGATCCAGCAAATGAATACTCTGGTGGTTGTAGACCCGCGGCAGTCAGTTTTCTACTCGCCTGCGAAACGAAGTGGAAATGCTGCCTTTCAGAACGCATTCCGCCAGATCGTTGCAAACCGGATCAATCCTGCCTTGAAGTCGTACCGCGACTTCCTTCAAACGGAATACCTGCCGAAGGCGAGGGAGGGCGTCGCGATCTCCGATCTACCTAACGGTGCTGCTTGCTACCAAGCATTTCTTCGCTCAAGTACCACGCTGGAGCGAACACCGGAGGAGATCTACGACCTTGGCGAGAAGACGGTGCGCGAGAACGTCGCGGAGATTGCAAAGATCGGAGAAGCGAAGTACGGCAGTACAGACCTGCCGAAGATCGTGGCAAAGATCAAAAGCAACCCCGTGGAACACTTCCGATCGAAGGACGACCTTCTTAACTTCTCGCAGCAGTTCCTTCAACAGGCGAAGGAGGTGACGGCTGAGCAACTCATTACGGGGATGCCCGAGCAGGATGTTGTCATTCAGCCGCTATCACCCTTTGAGGAGGATGCAGGTGTTGGGTCTCGTTTCCAACGACAGCCGGATCCCGGCAAACCAGCTGTCTTCCTGATTAAGCTGGGTGACTGGAGTACCGAAACGCGCTCCGATGCGGAGATCGTCACGATTCACGAAACAGTGCCCGGACACTATCTACAGCAGGCCCTTGCACGGCAACTGCAACCAGCAACGCGGTTGTCTAAGCTGATCGATAACGACGCGTACGCAGAGGGGTGGGCGCGGTATGCGGAGACTATGGGCGAAGAGGCCAAGATCTACGATACGGAGGACGCTGCCGTGATGCGCCGGCTGTGGCCGGCGCGCGGCATGGTCGTCGATCCAGGCCTTCACGCGCTCCATTGGACGCGGCAGCAGGCGGTGGACTACATGGTTTCCTCCGGCCACTTCTCGGCGGATGCGGCCAACGACTATATCGACCGCATTGCCGTGATGCCCGGACAGCTTACCTCCTACGACACGGGCGGACTGGAAATCAAAGCACTGCGGGCCGAGGCGCAAGCGCGGCTAGGCGCTCGGTTTGACCTGCGTCGCTTCAACCGTGCGGTGCTGGACGAGGGAGTTGTTCCTCTTGGTGAACTACGTTCTCACCTGGCCGCCTGGATCGCCGACGAACTATCTCAGAAATGA
- a CDS encoding SDR family NAD(P)-dependent oxidoreductase: MNQANPSSLGTAVVTGASSGLGKVYAQRLAARGYDLLLVARREDRLEAIATELQSRYPVQVHVLAVDLAGPDGLAKASERISADTAITMLVNNAGTSSVEPVAQVSVETITNLIALNVTALTVLTKAVLANFIHRNTGTIINIGSVVGFAGFAWVPAYGGTKAYVQNFTQGLKLQLAETKIRLQYVAPAGTVSEIWDVVGVPMSSLGEGALMDTEACVDAALKGLDDGEFITAPSVHDETLLQKYVDASETLLAASQQPQPAPRYTSRS, from the coding sequence TTGAATCAGGCAAATCCAAGTTCTCTCGGCACAGCAGTAGTCACGGGCGCATCATCAGGCCTTGGCAAGGTGTATGCGCAGCGCCTCGCCGCACGCGGCTACGATCTTCTTCTCGTCGCGCGGCGAGAGGACCGATTAGAGGCGATCGCCACTGAATTGCAATCCCGTTACCCCGTGCAGGTTCACGTGCTTGCAGTCGATCTCGCCGGCCCTGATGGATTGGCCAAAGCATCCGAGCGTATCAGCGCCGATACCGCGATCACGATGCTCGTGAACAACGCAGGCACCTCCAGTGTCGAACCCGTTGCCCAGGTCTCAGTCGAAACCATCACCAATCTCATCGCACTCAACGTGACGGCACTCACCGTTCTTACGAAGGCGGTCCTAGCTAATTTTATTCACCGGAATACGGGAACCATCATCAACATTGGGTCAGTGGTCGGCTTCGCCGGCTTTGCCTGGGTTCCGGCGTATGGAGGTACCAAAGCCTACGTGCAGAATTTCACGCAAGGCCTGAAGCTGCAGCTTGCCGAGACGAAGATCCGCTTGCAGTACGTCGCACCCGCTGGTACGGTTTCTGAGATCTGGGACGTCGTGGGTGTCCCCATGTCTAGTCTTGGTGAAGGCGCGCTCATGGATACAGAAGCGTGCGTGGATGCCGCTTTGAAAGGGTTGGATGATGGAGAATTCATCACGGCACCTTCCGTGCACGACGAGACCCTACTGCAGAAGTATGTCGATGCGTCTGAGACACTCCTCGCGGCATCGCAGCAGCCACAGCCCGCGCCCCGTTACACGTCTCGCAGCTAA
- a CDS encoding TetR/AcrR family transcriptional regulator, with amino-acid sequence MPSLRRLILTMDRESRPQKKTGPGRPRSFDREIALRAAMLLFWEQGFDGTSYTDLTRATGMSKPTIYATFGDKIELFRKAMTFYAEQATTVYQEALEQPTAREAVEACLRLARGLHYKTGEPFVCFLVQGALTGSADTKELRAELGALQRQATQLLQKRLEQGKRKGELPSGANTKVMAEYFTSIVTGLSVQASNGASTRDLHQVIEMAMATWPSKA; translated from the coding sequence ATGCCCTCTTTGCGGCGTCTAATTCTAACCATGGACCGCGAATCAAGACCGCAAAAGAAGACCGGGCCGGGGCGCCCGCGCAGCTTCGACCGCGAGATAGCCCTGCGTGCCGCCATGCTTCTTTTCTGGGAACAGGGCTTCGACGGAACGTCGTATACGGACCTCACAAGAGCCACCGGCATGAGCAAGCCAACGATCTATGCAACATTTGGGGACAAGATTGAGCTCTTCCGGAAAGCCATGACCTTCTATGCAGAGCAAGCGACGACGGTGTATCAGGAGGCTCTAGAACAGCCCACCGCGCGTGAAGCGGTCGAGGCATGTCTACGACTCGCGCGGGGACTGCACTACAAGACAGGGGAGCCCTTCGTCTGCTTCCTCGTGCAGGGAGCCCTCACAGGGAGTGCCGATACAAAGGAACTTCGCGCTGAGTTAGGCGCGCTACAGCGGCAGGCTACACAGCTTTTGCAGAAGCGTCTGGAACAAGGAAAGCGAAAGGGTGAACTCCCGTCAGGAGCAAACACCAAGGTCATGGCGGAGTACTTCACGTCGATTGTTACGGGGCTTTCTGTCCAAGCTTCTAATGGTGCATCTACTCGCGACCTGCATCAAGTTATCGAAATGGCAATGGCGACATGGCCAAGTAAGGCTTAA
- a CDS encoding SDR family NAD(P)-dependent oxidoreductase yields the protein MQNNTSISSSSTAMITGASRCVGLGFAVARQLAEQDFHVILAAREQNQAEVLADELRAEGLQASALRLDLADSASIADAAERLAGMIDHLDVLINNASAMPDFGSRSALEMDFDALRSIFEVTLFGCCALTQALLPLLKRASAARIVNVSSAAARHIADPQPGPLFSPAYSLAKYTLNAWTATTAAALSDTRILVNAVDPGSVATHPERGEDENDRSPAEAAKGVVWAATLTSDGPTGGLFYDGEPVAGASR from the coding sequence ATGCAAAACAATACTTCCATTTCATCTTCATCCACAGCAATGATCACCGGAGCGAGCCGTTGTGTAGGCCTGGGCTTCGCAGTCGCTCGCCAACTAGCCGAGCAGGATTTCCACGTCATACTGGCGGCGAGAGAACAGAATCAGGCGGAAGTGCTCGCCGACGAACTCAGAGCAGAGGGCCTGCAAGCAAGCGCGCTGCGTCTTGACCTGGCAGACTCGGCCAGCATCGCCGATGCCGCCGAACGCCTCGCCGGCATGATCGACCATCTCGACGTGCTGATAAACAATGCAAGCGCCATGCCGGATTTCGGTTCCCGCTCGGCACTCGAAATGGATTTCGATGCACTTCGCTCCATATTTGAAGTGACTTTGTTTGGTTGCTGTGCGCTTACTCAGGCGCTTCTACCGCTTCTGAAGCGCGCCTCTGCAGCCCGTATCGTCAACGTATCGAGCGCAGCTGCTAGGCACATTGCGGACCCACAGCCGGGGCCGCTATTCTCGCCAGCGTATTCCCTTGCCAAGTACACGCTGAATGCATGGACGGCCACAACCGCCGCGGCACTGTCCGATACGCGCATCCTGGTCAACGCAGTGGATCCCGGCTCCGTGGCCACTCATCCTGAACGGGGCGAGGACGAAAACGACCGATCTCCGGCAGAGGCCGCAAAAGGCGTCGTCTGGGCTGCCACACTCACTTCGGATGGTCCGACAGGTGGACTCTTCTACGACGGCGAACCCGTGGCCGGTGCTTCCCGATGA
- a CDS encoding TCR/Tet family MFS transporter — protein sequence MKKPLGVIFAAVALDAVGIGLIFPILPRLIEDVTHTRDVVSYIGLLTALYAAMQFVFAPVVGALSDRLGRRPVLLASLAGAAIDYLLMAYAPSLWLLVVGRAISGLTGANMSVATAYITDISPEDTRAKRFGVFNAMSGIGFILGPVLGGVLGDHWVRLPFVVAAGLNGANFLLALFILPESHVPSGERLRLASLNPLEPLRWALSMKTLLPVIASFFLLSGAGEVYGTCWALWGNDVFRWNGYWIGLSLGAFGICQTIGQAFLPGPATRYLGERRTLLGGIAGACLALVAMAFMRRTWMVFAVLPVIALAGVGTPALQSLSTRLVTQKLQGQFQGVLAAAMSMASIVGPLLFSTFYMVVRGRWPGAIWLFAAIVNISAVPVVLRLRFRSTSLA from the coding sequence ATGAAGAAGCCGCTTGGTGTGATCTTTGCGGCTGTAGCCCTCGACGCGGTCGGAATAGGTCTCATCTTCCCGATCCTTCCACGCCTGATCGAAGACGTGACCCACACGCGCGATGTCGTCTCTTACATCGGGCTTCTGACGGCACTCTACGCCGCGATGCAATTCGTGTTCGCCCCTGTCGTAGGCGCACTCAGCGACCGTTTAGGCCGTCGGCCGGTATTACTCGCTTCCCTTGCCGGAGCTGCTATCGACTACCTCTTGATGGCCTACGCGCCTTCGCTTTGGCTGCTAGTTGTGGGACGCGCTATCTCTGGGCTTACAGGCGCGAATATGTCGGTTGCGACCGCCTACATCACTGACATCTCACCGGAGGACACGCGAGCGAAACGCTTCGGCGTGTTCAATGCCATGTCCGGTATCGGCTTCATACTCGGTCCCGTCCTGGGCGGCGTCCTCGGGGACCATTGGGTGAGGCTCCCTTTCGTCGTTGCTGCGGGGCTGAACGGAGCAAATTTCTTACTCGCGCTTTTTATCCTTCCGGAGTCGCATGTCCCGAGCGGTGAAAGGCTTCGGCTTGCATCACTGAATCCATTGGAGCCGCTGCGATGGGCTTTATCAATGAAGACTCTCTTGCCTGTCATTGCAAGCTTCTTCCTGTTGAGTGGAGCTGGCGAAGTATACGGAACGTGCTGGGCTTTGTGGGGCAATGATGTGTTCCGATGGAACGGCTACTGGATAGGCTTATCCCTTGGTGCATTCGGCATCTGTCAGACCATAGGCCAGGCCTTCCTGCCCGGCCCCGCCACTCGGTACCTTGGCGAGCGGCGAACTCTTCTTGGCGGCATTGCCGGAGCCTGCCTTGCACTTGTGGCGATGGCCTTCATGCGGCGGACCTGGATGGTATTTGCTGTCCTGCCGGTCATTGCTCTTGCTGGGGTCGGAACTCCCGCACTGCAATCACTCTCGACTCGCTTGGTCACCCAGAAGTTACAGGGGCAATTTCAAGGTGTCCTGGCTGCGGCGATGAGCATGGCGTCCATCGTCGGCCCACTCCTGTTCTCGACGTTCTACATGGTTGTCAGAGGTCGCTGGCCGGGAGCCATCTGGCTATTTGCAGCGATAGTGAATATAAGCGCAGTTCCGGTCGTACTCAGGCTCCGATTCCGGTCCACCAGCCTGGCATAG
- a CDS encoding ArdC family protein, whose translation MSSVATTIDSKKPTTKQELITANIKLLIEQLETGHSEALTNYLSAMSRFHKYSFGNVLEIARQMPTATRVAGFWTWKNLGRFVNAGAKGIRILAPIVGVRRRKDEEAEKDITKQNTRTLLGFRNTYVFDISQTNGVDLPELREVSGDPGESIDRLAAFLRAQGIQIDYNPKIAPALGMSYGGRIAILPGQSKAEEFSTLVHEAAHEMLHKAERRTATTKTIRELEAESVAFVVGNAVGLVNDSASADYIQLYQGNASLLAESLEVIQQTASVILSALEPTMEARLSDLNDTEMPYGALEEEDGGKKTILPRLQKAGGWRDHRE comes from the coding sequence ATGAGCAGCGTAGCCACCACCATCGACAGCAAGAAGCCCACCACCAAACAGGAACTCATCACCGCCAATATCAAGCTCTTGATTGAGCAACTAGAGACAGGACATTCCGAAGCCCTCACCAACTACCTCAGCGCCATGAGCCGCTTCCATAAGTACAGCTTTGGGAACGTGCTGGAGATCGCGCGGCAGATGCCCACCGCAACCCGCGTTGCAGGGTTCTGGACCTGGAAGAACCTCGGCCGTTTCGTTAATGCAGGTGCTAAGGGCATTCGCATTCTTGCTCCCATTGTTGGCGTTCGTCGCAGGAAGGACGAGGAAGCAGAAAAGGACATCACCAAGCAGAACACCCGCACTCTGCTTGGTTTCAGAAATACCTACGTCTTCGATATCTCGCAGACCAACGGCGTAGACCTGCCTGAGTTGCGCGAAGTTTCGGGCGACCCCGGCGAGAGCATTGACCGTCTCGCAGCCTTCCTCAGAGCGCAGGGCATCCAGATCGACTACAACCCGAAGATTGCCCCCGCCTTGGGGATGAGCTACGGCGGACGCATCGCTATTCTGCCCGGTCAGTCCAAGGCGGAAGAGTTTTCAACGCTCGTGCATGAAGCAGCCCATGAAATGCTGCACAAGGCGGAGCGACGCACGGCAACCACCAAGACGATACGAGAGCTGGAGGCTGAGTCCGTGGCCTTCGTTGTGGGTAATGCGGTTGGGTTGGTCAACGACAGCGCTTCCGCCGACTACATCCAGCTCTATCAGGGAAACGCTTCGTTGTTGGCCGAGAGCTTGGAAGTTATCCAGCAGACGGCCAGCGTGATTCTGTCAGCACTTGAGCCGACGATGGAAGCGAGATTGTCAGACCTCAATGACACCGAAATGCCTTATGGTGCTCTGGAAGAGGAGGATGGCGGCAAGAAGACCATCCTCCCCAGATTGCAAAAGGCCGGAGGTTGGAGAGACCACCGCGAATGA
- a CDS encoding GNAT family acetyltransferase, with amino-acid sequence MPIRTAKATDEAAVVRLWSSCELVVSYNDPGLDFMNAVSSSCSDVLVYESEDDEISGAVMVGYDGHRGWLYYVAIAPHIRGNGIGRKMVEAAEHWLRARDVSKAQLLVRDTNPNAVSFYEHLGFESAPRVVMGKWLNKLNPS; translated from the coding sequence ATGCCGATAAGAACAGCCAAAGCAACAGACGAAGCCGCCGTAGTCCGTTTGTGGAGCTCGTGTGAATTGGTGGTCAGCTACAACGATCCTGGACTGGATTTTATGAACGCAGTTTCCTCTTCGTGCTCTGACGTATTGGTTTACGAGAGTGAAGACGATGAGATCTCAGGGGCGGTGATGGTCGGCTATGACGGACACCGTGGGTGGCTTTACTATGTCGCTATCGCGCCCCACATTCGAGGGAATGGTATCGGACGAAAGATGGTGGAAGCTGCAGAACATTGGCTGCGTGCTAGAGACGTGTCTAAAGCACAGCTCCTCGTACGGGATACGAATCCAAATGCCGTTAGTTTCTACGAGCACCTGGGATTTGAGTCGGCTCCGCGTGTGGTCATGGGCAAGTGGCTGAATAAGCTGAATCCGTCTTAG